In Erigeron canadensis isolate Cc75 chromosome 8, C_canadensis_v1, whole genome shotgun sequence, the DNA window AACTACTGCTTCTCCACGAGTTATGTATATACGTAGACGTAACAATAAAAGGAGCAAGATTGAATTCCTTTCTACCTTTAAAGAGTATACTTCAGTTTATAAAGTTCTCCGTTACATGATTGTTAGATCAGGCAATAGACAGTTATAGTAGATTAGATAACATTTGATGTTGATTTAGTATCAAAGATTACAATGAGAGCTTTGTTATGATAAATTATGTGTCATTAGTTTAcattttatgatatttattatatttatggaACTAAGTGAAAATATAACATTAACTTAGTTCATATTTCACAGCAACTGGAAGTGGAGACAATTACAATAGACAAAGGGCAGATTCATCTCACGAGTATGTGATCCAATTCACAAGACCTGGAATGATGAGTGTTCCTGTTGGTGTTGGTGGCAAATCAGGGGCCTCGGGCTCACACCAGCCCAACACAAGTGGTAACTTGTCAACCTTCGCGTTGCATACACCAAAAGTGACTTTAGCATTCGGTATACGAAATTTCTCATACAATGACCTATCAACGGCCACTAGAGGGTTCTCACAGCTCAACCTGTTGGGTCAGGGTGGGTTCGGGTATGTGCATAAAGGAATTTTGCCTGGTGGGGATGAGGTGGCAGTAAAGAGCTTGAAATCGGACAGTAATCAAGGAGAGCGAGAGTTTCAAGCAGAAGTTGAAACCATTAGCAGAGTACACCATCGCCATTTGGTATCACTGGTTGGATACTGCATAGCTGATGCGCAAAGAATGCTTGTCTATGAGTATGTTCCTAATAGGACGTTAGACTTTCATCTTCATGGTGggtatttattttttgatattattttgacCTAAATAGAAATTTACGTCAAACATGTAAGAGTCATAACAAACTTTGATCTGCAGGAAAGGGTTGTCCCGTCATGAAGTGGGAAACAAGGATCCGTATTGCATCAGGATCAGCCAGGGGACTTGCATACCTACACGAAGATTGTATGTTTTCAATCCAAATTTTGTATTCTTTGAGCAAAAGTTTACTTCATAATATATTAGTATGGATTATCATTGAAATGATATAACtactttagttatttatttattattattattattatttatttgtagtAAAATGTACATTTTTGGACAAATGTGCTTCtcgttttgacccattatcaaATAGCCCCTTGTTTGGCCAGAACCCATTACCTGCATACCCATTTTGTATGCCTAAGTTGGGTTGTTTGAAATTGAAACAATGTATGAATCGATTTTTGTTCTAGCATAGCAAAGATTACAATAAGTATCTCTTGGAAACTTGCAGGTGATCCACGAATTATCCATCGtgatattaaatcttccaacaTCCTCCTTGACTACAACTTTGAAGCAAAGGTAAGTACTAGATACACTCATTTTTCCAAAATTCTGATGTGTATAAAAGCCTTCTACTTATATCATAGTAATGGATTCAGGTGGCTGATTTTGGATTGGCTAAACTAGCGTCCTTAGAAGACACTCATGTCTCAACACGCGTTATGGGAACTTTCGGGTAAATTTCTAAAAGCAAATCAAGATCAGTTTTTCTTTTCTGAAAGTTTTGCCAAGATCCGATTTTCATACAGATCATGTTTTTGtcagttttttaacttttatgttGGGGGTCTGATATAGGTACTTAGCTCCAGAGTATGCTTCGAGTGGAAAGCTAACAGAAAAGTCTGATGTTTTCTCATTTGGGGTAATGTTGTTGGAACTGTTGACCGGAAAGAAACCAAATGATCCTATCTTTAACAACACGGAAGATAGCTTAGTGGAATGGGTTTGTAACCtgatttgttttcattttaatctACAGTTTCCTTCCATCATATCCTTGGGACATTTGGATTACCTTTTAGATTTGTAGCCTTGATAATTGTCTTTGGTTACAAATCAGGCAGGGCCACTCCTAGTCGAGGCGTTGGAAAATAGAAACTACAATGAGCTTGTTGATCCACGCTTAGAAGGGAACTATGAACCAAATGAGGTGGCCCGTATGGTTTCTTCTGCTGCAGCTAGCATTCGTCATGCAGCTAAAAGGCGTCCCAAGATGAGCCAGGTAAGTTTATGACTATGGTCTCTTACAAAAAAGGATTGTGGTTTGCATTAACATATTTGGTTTTGTTTCATGTGAGTGAAATGTAAAGCTGATGATAATGTTATGGTTCAGATTGTACGAGCATTGGAAGGCGATGTAACATTAAATGCCTTGAACGATGCCTTGAAACCACAACGAGTTGACTCTACATTAAGCCTTTCGAGCCTTGACACGCCGACTTCCATCGTTAACGACACAAAGGCCTACAATAGCGACATGAGGGAATTCAGGGAGATGGCAGAACCGACCAAGAGCTCAGAAGAAGCTAGCAGTTAATAGCAGTGAACTTGTTTTTGTCTTATTGACAGGCAATGCATCTCTCCAAGCTGCAAAGAAACATCGGGTTCAAAACTCAACCATCGGAGATGAATAGTGTTCAGTGTGAAAGTTCAGTACGAAAGCTAACGTGATAGTTTAAAACTGAGAAATGGCTTTAATCCTAAGACCATTGGAGATGGTCTAAGAGGATAGAAGTCGATCCATAATTGATCAATGATCCATTTGGAATTTACAGAGTGATATTACTTGTCTACCATTTATGAATACATCATACTGACATTTTATAGTAGCGTTCTGTTTTGAAGCGTCTAGGTTtacacccacacacacacacacacacggtCGATAGTTGTAATAAGATACCtttgatatatatgtaaactcaCTCAGTATGAGCTTGATCTTTCGGCCCGCAAGATCAACATATTTGATACAGGAAAAGAATTATTCATTTTAGTTCAATTTCAGAATTTCTACACCCAGTAATGATCATACTGATCCATATCTACGTTTATTCAGTAATATTTCCACGTTTAGTTTCACTCTCttgtttgaaaatttgaaatttgttcATTACATTGTGCGGGTTGTCTGCATTTTTCTCTATTGAGTTTAAGGACTGACATTAAAATCAGGgttggatatatataatttatctgAAGCTGGAACACTCCAAAAGATAATTAGGTCTAAAAAATTTTATAGATAGCAAGTTATGCAAAAAAGACAtgatttatttacttatatgaTAGCAAGCTGGAACCTTCTCTGTAAGTTGTTTTTATTGACTCTGCATATAGACTCTGATGTGGTGAACTTTTCAAACTAACAAACAGGATAAATATTAGAGACCAAAGAATGATTCAAACAATGAAACCAAACTCTTCACTGTTTTTCTTTGGAAGTTGGGTTTAGAATACTTCTAAGATCTAGCTGTAAAACCGAATCATACACATATGTACTCATAGTATATGCCATACTTTTGAAGTTTGAACGAGAGAATTGTATTTCATATGATTATTCATGTAGGTGTACTTTGTAGGATATCTCTCATTAGTGAATTGAGTGCCGACTAACTTATAGTATAAACTCACGAGCATACATAAACAAATACCATCCATATCTACACTCTTATCATACATGTGGAACAGCAAAGCTTTCTAGACTTGGAGATCGACTGGGTCGTTTGTCTTTCGTAGTTAACATCTTTGGCATTGACATGCCTCCTGAGATTATGATTTCTGCATAATACACATggaaattttcatttattaccaatgctattgttatatatatatatatatatatatattcaagaaggtgacagaatttttattttttaaagaacaCGTAtagaaaacttttatttatgaaTTGATTTTTTTACCTATCCCTTCACGAACCGAGATATTAGGCTTCATGACATCTTTTGAATTTACAAGGACTATATCACCGATATACAGGTGGTTAGTTGGCACATACACACAACATAGCTCTTCAAAGCCCATGTTTTTCCTAAGGATAACGGTTGATGTTATGAATCCAAATGCATATTCACCGACACTTGGATGCTTTATGATTGCAACTTCCTTAAAAGCATGTGAACCTTGTCCTGAGATAATGGGAATTAAAGTTAGACTGATGATATCTTGTAGTGAACTTTTGTCAAGGAACCTACCTGGTGAGATGGCTGTGCTGATTTGTTTGGAGGCAGTGTAAATATAGCTCATGAGAGGCATCTTCTTTATTATAAACTCCCCTAAACTAAGAAGAGAAGTTCCCAACCATGATGACATGAATACGCCAACGAAAAATATGAAAGCTATAGAGGTCACGAATCCAAGACCTGAAAATTAGCCAGAAAAATAGAAAGTAACAACATCTGACTGGACATGATTTGACCAATCCATCAGTAGATGGAGTGGTACTGCCATCATGTGACCACATGAGCCCAGAGATGAAGACTGGAGGTCACAActtgccaaaggcaagtgaAGATACTATATCTTGTGAACCATGTGTATGGATGGTAACTTATCAGGCATGAGTTCTATGCAGTCGGCGCTCTAGGTATCAAGACGGTGCATGAGACCCaagggttcccacccatttacccttttttttctgaCTGGACATGATTTGTGATTAGTTGTTGGtctaatatatgaaaacaattCTCAATAGTAACAAGTTAAAGACATATTCTGCTTAAAAACCAATGACTCAATGCTAAAATTTTGTATTCTTTCTGTCCAAAAGTTAGTTTCCACTTTGACAATGCTGTGTCTTTGGGCTTCCTTGTTACACTTTGGTGTTACGTATCTAAATGAGCCCAAGTGAGCTATAACTATATCTACGAGCCAAACCAGATCGGAATGACTCATGTTTGACCCAGAGTTGTTTtaacctgttacccaacccacccactTTACCACCTCTAATAGCCCATAAATTTTCTTTAGCTAAGATAACAGAAGTTGCTACGGTCTTGGGATTACACCGTGATGATTTAtgatatgaaagaaaaataaggaAGCTGGTAGACTAACCAAATATATCTATTCCCAAAATATAGTAGATGGGGGAGAAGAGCCAGTCTCCAAATTGAATGAACCACCAAGTCACATAAAATGTAATGGCTATGGGAGATAAAATAACACTGAAAACCAATCAACCATTAGTAAACAACTGGCAAAAtcacgattttatcatttttgCGAATGTAAACCATCTGGGTGAATACGTACTGCTCTGTTATCTTACCGCTGAAGTATGCATATAAGATCTATACAAGTATAAATAGACATTTCAAGATTGTCTAAAGGTTAACTCGATAAGGTAAGTAAAGATAGTTTTCGTAGTTCATCTTTAATAGACATGACAATGTTGTAAAAACCTTCTTTCCGATGAAGAACAACTGCCTTCTAAAAATGATGATTCAAATAATTCATAATAGCACTTTAGGGAATTTAGTGAACATGAAcataatcctttttttttttttttgtaaattcaTAGCTATAACACCAACAATGCATGATTAACTTACGGATGAAACAAACATATGAATAATACCATCCAGTGATGAACTTTTTGGATGCCCAGCTGCGAATAACTTTAATAAACGCCTGCACAAGCAAAACAGGAACAAAACACTTGTGAGATTTCCTTTTACAAACCATACTTTTAACATTCGATGcattatgtataattgtataaataaTGCATTatgtaatttaaaatttatatttgttagTGTGTTATAGACTGTATGGCCTCCTCAATAGTATCTTGAAAACTGTTCGACCCTTATATAATATGTTCATTAGATGATCATATGCATGAAAACACaaaatgttttatgtttttaaataaataaacatatatgtaaaaacAAATTGTGTGTTTGATTAAAGAATCTTAATTAAACACACAATGCCATTAATAGAACatgatttaattttataaatttagagACCTCTCTTCCGGCCGTATGATGAGAGGGAGAAGAATCCCCAGGAGGTGTATCCGACTGCAAAGGAGATAACGGGCCACCGATAAAATCCGAGAATCCGGTTGCCGGGATCAATCGTTCTAGATCTCTATCTTTGTCTCTCGTTcccattttatatatgtatatgtatgtatattatatatcttctGGTGAAGAGCTGCAAGTTACAATAACGAACTCTGTTAAGAAGAGctctttctatttttatttttggacgAAAGACGTTAATGCATTATTTTTCATTGTGCTATGATATGTTACAAAAATGTCCCTCATATAACTGTTAAATTCATAGAATCATCCTACacttttggttttctatttatatCCTTCTTTTCAAACCAATTTACACTTGCAACACATATCTCTATCAAATGATCTAATCTCCCCAAGGACTCTTCTTAGTACGTGGTCGCGCTTCAACATTCCTAGTGCGAGTCCTGAAGCTGTGATGGAATGGTGTGACAATCTCAAGGTGACTGCCTTAACATGCCAAAGGATCCAAGCTACTTTTTTTACTTGGTGGTGGTACTTATGGAAAGCTAGGAGCAATAAGGTGCATAATAATGATCAGGAAAGCACTTCGGACATTTTTAATGCTTTGGTTTCTTTATCATACCTTTGGTTACATAATCGCGACAAGAAGTATAACTTAGCTTGGAAAGATTGAATCGAGACACCCTTTAGTAGTGATTAATGGGTTGGTTTGTAATTTGGTTATTATGTGCGGGCTCTTCTTGGGAATAGCACTTTGCTTTTTATTTCCCTCGGAACTTGTATGGGAAAGCAGCAAAAACACCCCGAAGTGAAAACCGTTGGCTTGGCCTTTGTTGGTGAGGTTTTTTCTTGTGTCCCGGGTCACTAGAATTGACACAAGTTTTTTCCAATCTTTTTGCATTCctagcagttaaagtttcaggAAACATCTAGTCTTATGGTTATGTGGAAAATCTAGATTGTTAGTGTTGTACTTGTTGTATTCCGAcctctagcatcttgctagattggtcttttttattaataaaatatttttgccgttctaaaaaaaatatctaatgTCCCCAACCTAGGCAAGGGCAAAGATTGGATCAATTTCGTCAGTTTTAGCTCAAAACTTTAACCCGTGTTGAAATTTACGGgtttcaaaaaccaaaaatcatcagattttgttttggtttggCTAGTTTTTTCGGGTCTTCGGTTTGGCTTGGGCCAGTTTTCTTATCCATGAAATATTTGATTCTCTTACATTATCCAATACATAATACATACTAGTTAACGTATATCATCTTcgttttttcttatttatttattttattatcattggAGCATAACTCATATGTCTCTATTTCAATCCTGAAGGAAATGGGTTGTTGCATCCAAtaaaaaacaccattttgatgcaataaaagtccataaaactaatataatgcataattaattatcattatttaagtgtttaacaacacattgatctgtcaaaatcgaaaaaatcacgttttttgttgtatgcattattttgatgaatatgcatccaagatggatgcacaaaacaaaaaaacatgattttctcgattttgacagaccaatgtgttgttaaacacttaaataatgataattagttacatactatgttagttttatggacttttaatgcatcaaaatgtagtttttaggtgttctcaccgtgttcttattttaagactgttcttatttgattgtccatatacatatatatatatatcaataaactaaaacaggattgacatgTTCTTGAAACGTCACatgacgtaatccttgatcgacacgtgttcttttaatttatttattttattaaattagtttttttaattgtatatagattcaattttcttattagacttagagtTAAACTTTAACggcttataaatacaaaacacattataaccttattttattgatcattttctcattagtaaaattgtcttttttttctttattaaatggcaaaattgtctctttttctttttcaattgtTCAACACCTATTACATATATTACTTATAACTAGACGGATGTCTGCGCGATGCGGCAGTGATGGTGGTAGCAACGAAGGTGTGGCGACGACGGCAGTGACGGCGGCGACTTGCGGCaatgacggtggtggtggcgtggtggtaaatgtaaattaattgatgtaagaagGATTAATATGGTtctttaagggtattataggtaaataggtggaaatatttaaattagtgaataaagaagaggagTAATATGTggtcatttcaaaatcttaattacttaaaggggtGAACTAGTTTACTTTAtagagtagtatagatatagatatagataagttattaacatgaagacttcaaaaatttgagtatacgatccgaaatcacaaagTTATTTgccatcatccactatgcttataagttctgattttgatgtgattgtaaaaattaaagggtaaatcaaaaaccctaatatatatatatatatatatatatataggggactcTTGTTTTGAGAActcattttttgtaaaaattgtgagaactcttaaattttatattgtatcacatgttttgtttgttcattcacatgtgaaatattataaaaatatatgttgctggagaaattttttttcaaaaccttatatatagccgtttgtcatATGTGAACAGAAAACgtaaacaaattcattcacaagttcacaaaaggctacttTAAAGGTTTAttcaaaaagtttcttttacaacatacatttttatatcatttcacatgtgaatgaacaaaaaaaacatgttaacaaatatataatttaagagttctcatggttcgtACAAAAAACATGGTTcttaaaataaggaaactctctctctctctctctatatatatatatatatatcattactgtttattataatttagtttcgattatcggtttactttagccacaatttatttcaatctcataaatcatgtatgagacatattcgaatttatttatgatataatctattgctaccgtacatcgtacgagtattaggactattatatatatatatatcccataAGAACATGGCATGTTTGCCTCGATGCACGCAAAACCCATGAAcagtaatacatatatatatagcatgtacTTGCCAATACACATGTTATAATATTGCCAAAGAGCCAGTGCTTGCCAAATAAACTTGTCGATCAAACTTGTCGACTGCACCCTTGCACCTTAGCTTACCCAATGTCGTATGTAGTTTTGTGAATGTTGTCGTTCTTGGTTATTGGGTGATTTTGAGTAGCTGAGCTTTATTCgttgttaattaaaaaacaatgatctaaattatattattaaaaaacactCTCCTTGATGagagttatttttttttggtatgacaataattatataaaactaaaaattaattacaaagaAGCTCTAGAAACCATAGAGTTGCAAGTAGCAACCAACTGGCCGTAAGCAAAGAATATCAATAAACACAAAATAACAACCAACACTATGATTAACACATATAATACTCTACCGAAATctaaaacaaaaactaatgcTAACAATGTCCTCTACCACATCAACCTTGTTGAGAGTTATAAAGAATAATGGTCTAAAAGGCCTTAATGATTTAAGTTACAGTATCggtctttatcttttaaaatatcaatcAATTGACCTTTTACATCGattaattttacatcaattaatttttcCGATTCCGAATATCACTTTCGCCCCTCTATCGCCTCCACCACTCCATCATAATCGCCATAATTAACAAGTAAAAACGGAGAGAGTGTGAGAGATCAAACACCCAAGACAGATCGAAGTTAGATATGGTTTTTGTAAGTCCACCACTACCAGCTCCGATTTTTTAGGCTATCGGTACCGACCACAATATATCCTTGTAATCTCTCACAACCAGCGATCTTAACTTCAAGCTACAAGAAAATCAaaccattatatataatataaagtttagcagGAGGGGGTGATTGAAAATTGTTTAGTATTTGAAGTAGGTGGgttttagaaagaaagaattatAGGGAATTGGGGCGGTGATTATGATAACTAGATCAAAGTTGGTAGAACAATTGAGAGAAAATCAGATCAGATCTCAACACAAGTGGTTTCCTCCTCTTGTTCTCTTCTCTCCTAAGCCTACTCTCTCCTCCTGGTATTCTTTCTCTCTCACTCTTTCCTAAGTTATCTTTATATTATTGGAAAATAACTGGTTTTGTAgctgtttttgttaaaaatagttaatttttGTTTGCCGTatgtaagttttttaaaaaaatggatgtTTTCTAACTCATTCCTTACCAAggaactagctagctagctatctTTCTTTATAGTTTATACGCAACATTATGTTTGTTAGTTAGTTTCCCCATGGTACGTGTGGCCGtaaagttttggtttttaaattaaaaagctTTGAGGGATCCCTGTTCGAGCTATTGGGGAACGTTGAACCATTATATGGCTATGATGTACGTTGCCTAACTGGTACTCCGGTGCTTTTTCCTACACCTTTATCCAAATTGTTTACCCAGAGAGGTTAAACCCGGTTGGGTATCTTCGGATGCCTTACCACTCGGAGATAGCTATTTGGTGGGGTGTCAAATATCATATTAACTGATTAGTATAAAGGAGCTAGCTTTATATGTTGTATGCAACTTTTTGTTGGTGGATGGATCAGTCTGGACTCAAAGAACCAACAACTGAACCAGATTGAACCTGCTACCAGTTGTTTGTCAAGACTTAAGAATTGACAACACCTACCCCTttttaacaataattaaactaaattcGACATTTGTTTATATCGCTGAATTAAAAGTCCAAGTTTGTACTTGGCACAGAGCTTGGTTTGGGATCGAACTGGGCCAGGTTCGTCtgatttgtttattttgaatttctgTGTTTAGGTATGGTCCAGTCAATACCGCATGAACCAAAGACAGATAATTTGGAAATGGGAAATGACATATTTTCCTAAGGAATTGAcctaataactaaaaaaattaattccTGTATGTTGCAATTAGCTATGATTTTATATGTGTTACTAACTTCTAAATGATGAGATGCTTGGAATCTTCATCACAATTGGTTTATATTTGACGAAATTTGACCTTTCAAAGGGAGTCTTGGTTAATAGAGGGAATTTAGGGTGATATTTCAACTCATGCTTTCAGATTCCTTGGTGTTCTTATTTAAACAGAGGAACACAATTTAGTTATTCTGAACTTTTATAACAGCCTCCAGGTTTGTGTCTGTTGGCATGATAATTAACGTAGTATGTGATATGGGTTTGCCTAGCATCATATTTCACATAATACAATGGATAAGGTTTCTCGTTGTTCAGTCCCTACTTGTTATCGACTTTGTATATAAAACACACCAAAAAAGCTTGCTATTACATTTTGATGAATGTAAAACTGAAACCTTGGTTTGAAATAGCGTGTGGCGACCCGTGGCGATAAGGTCCCTGAGGCAACAAGCGTGGCGTTGCGAGCGCGGCGAGCGCAACACGTATTCGCGGCGACAGTTTCTACATATATGCTAATACTCTACATGTAACAATTGAATACCAAAAGATAACATTCCATATCATAAGAAAAGACAatagtttgtgatttcaaatcacCAAATCATAATAGTTTGCGATTCTACGACACCAAATGTATAATAAGTAGAAAACAAACCATAAAAGTAGACTAATAGacttgaaattgaaagttgaaatcaAAACAGTGGGCCcaaaaaagtgaaaacataACTTTGTACATGTTGCGATGCAACAGACGCAACACGCAACGCTCGCAACGGCTCACTACGGGCATGTTGCGCTCGCAACATGTAACCTGGTCGCCACACCCTTGGTGTTGCGCCCTAGGGTCGCAAGACGCAACGCAACGCCTGTTGCAATTTTAAACCAGGACTGAAACTTGTTATGTTTAAACTCCACCTCTATATTCTAGTCTTGCAAATAGTTAGAGCTTGAGTATCTGTCATGCTTAATGACAATTTGTCTGAATTGATGATGCATTGAACGGCTGACTGTATCACTTGCATTAAACTTTTTAGTTTACATTGATTCATGCTATGtgaaataattttaatttgtctGAACGATGCAGGGTTGATGTTACTGTGGCAATCTTGTGGGCCACACTGTTCATTGTGCTTGTAATATTATCATACATGACCCTCTACTCCAGACATTTTTGGCTTTCCTTTGCGATCATTTGTCTTGGTATTTTAGTTCCTATACGCTTGAGGATTTCTAGGCAGACAATTGCAAGGAAAAAAGATAGAAGGTTGCTATTGCCTTTGTCCATGTAAACAGCCACAATTGGtcatacaactatacaagtcaAACCCAGTTATCTTATCAACTGGTGAAAGTGTGAAACTGTTAGAAACTCCAAGTAGCTGTTAGAATAGACGCTGTTATTGCTCTTTTTCCCCTTTTTATCTATATGTACAAAACATGATTAATTACTCACATTTTCATTTGACTAGTTCATTTAAGCTCAATGCTATTGGGTATTATGGCTATTAAATTATTTGTTCTTTATCTCTTTAGGATCTTTTTGTTAGAAACTTCTTAGTTACTGATCTTTTCACTCATTTATATATTCCAGATTTTGCTTTATGTAACTTTAGGTTTTGCCGGAAATATATTAATTGGCAGAAG includes these proteins:
- the LOC122579501 gene encoding proline-rich receptor-like protein kinase PERK4; its protein translation is MMSVPVGVGGKSGASGSHQPNTSGNLSTFALHTPKVTLAFGIRNFSYNDLSTATRGFSQLNLLGQGGFGYVHKGILPGGDEVAVKSLKSDSNQGEREFQAEVETISRVHHRHLVSLVGYCIADAQRMLVYEYVPNRTLDFHLHGKGCPVMKWETRIRIASGSARGLAYLHEDCDPRIIHRDIKSSNILLDYNFEAKVADFGLAKLASLEDTHVSTRVMGTFGYLAPEYASSGKLTEKSDVFSFGVMLLELLTGKKPNDPIFNNTEDSLVEWAGPLLVEALENRNYNELVDPRLEGNYEPNEVARMVSSAAASIRHAAKRRPKMSQIVRALEGDVTLNALNDALKPQRVDSTLSLSSLDTPTSIVNDTKAYNSDMREFREMAEPTKSSEEASS
- the LOC122579506 gene encoding protein LIKE COV 1-like produces the protein MGTRDKDRDLERLIPATGFSDFIGGPLSPLQSDTPPGDSSPSHHTAGREAFIKVIRSWASKKFITGCVILSPIAITFYVTWWFIQFGDWLFSPIYYILGIDIFGLGFVTSIAFIFFVGVFMSSWLGTSLLSLGEFIIKKMPLMSYIYTASKQISTAISPGQGSHAFKEVAIIKHPSVGEYAFGFITSTVILRKNMGFEELCCVYVPTNHLYIGDIVLVNSKDVMKPNISVREGIEIIISGGMSMPKMLTTKDKRPSRSPSLESFAVPHV